A genomic region of Colletes latitarsis isolate SP2378_abdomen chromosome 7, iyColLati1, whole genome shotgun sequence contains the following coding sequences:
- the LOC143343124 gene encoding dynein axonemal assembly factor 5-like, which translates to MSVETVNYEFTRICVMLQSSEKSRRIQGLTEILNILKLPQHQSDETLHLWDAVNKFVLKILNDPAETCRDRTVEIIKLFILNLTPDDKYVMYLLPILSKRLGSQEQIETSEEVRLKCVTLLKLLILKYNNLLAPYIDDLVKILTRTIVDNYPLIKRESCICVSEFAKNLPRYFYMQTEKFVKPILSNFTHQHYKVRIVSITTIGDLIQHGKSAFIENVSLPLAEKLFDQNGLVRTAVIEVAGCWLLKLKDRYSWWHKILPLLLTGLHDEFKEIREKAANFWDAAGQLYIQENDNDEKFKDKMDFLIKDPDHYPNVVRPNLGCRVIAQQTFSKLINGISLELGDWMADIRVRSAQLLCVFILNIEEDVTQHIQKLLPPIYRACNDEDNRVVENIERAAEYLGYFVHPKICCHLILPTLEENPTAGHLRVFSAILRGFERYTLLPLLKDVGKFLQQPHICQSTKEIYQKQILSCCRSLILICKEDCKLISEDLFIAIFTVLSMAKNDYMELEAKELLNVLADISSFDNVEKLYSEYIGQLISSLSDYKSWSKHSPESQIFCACLIHVKAIFTFDMDIMLSILKSVMTNDTDPELRLQYFTVLSQCFNRDSSDKMIDLKLSNQFLEDCILPGLIWTVGRVAETIRTAAVSCLCAFLEKYEKDLSIENTQYFMEHDICPVLDKIIPVLISLADDNSKKSRLYSLRAMYLVICIRKRFDYLTEEHIHKIYPVLLKRLDDGCDDIRLAALEALIKVWNAIPKNYDLHFNKGHIEMLYTTTVIYLDDPDSEFQNVMLENLKELARVHPELLYQKLQNCKTNFRNQEGIETLLEHCSYILKGN; encoded by the exons ATGTCtgtagaaacagtaaattacgAATTTACGAGGATTTGTGTTATGTTGCAATCGAGCGAAAAGTCACGAAGAATACAAGGTTTAACAGAAAttctaaatattttgaaattaccACAACATCAAAGTGATGAAACATTACACTTATGGGATGCTGTAAATAAGtttgtattaaaaattttaaacgatcCTGCAGAAACTTGTCGTGACCGAacggtagaaattataaaattatttatattgaatttaacACCCGACGATAAATACGTTATGTATTTGCTTCCAATTTTATCTAAGAGACTGGGTTCTCAGGAGCAAATAGAAACTTCGGAAGAAGTGAGACTGAAATGCGTtactttattaaaattattaatattaaaatataacaaTTTATTAGCACCATATATCGATGACTTAGTAAAAATTTTAACACGTACTATAGTAGATAATTATCCACTAATTAAAAGAGAAAGCTGTATTTGTGTATCTGAATTTGCTAAAAATTTACCAAGATACTTTTATATGCAAACTGAGAAATTTGTAAAACCAATTTTGAGTAATTTTACACACCAACATTATAAAGTTAGAATTGTTTCCATTACAACAATAGGAGATCTAATCCAACATGGTAAAAGTGCATTTATAGAAAACGTGTCTCTGCCTCTagcagaaaaattatttgatcAAAATGGGCTTGTTAGAACAG CTGTAATAGAGGTAGCAGGTTGTTGGCTTTTAAAATTAAAGGATCGATATAGTTGGTGGCACAAGATTCTACCATTACTTTTAACAGGCCTTCACGATGAGTTCAAAGAAATTAGGGAGAAAGCTGCAAATTTTTGGGATGCTGCTGGACAATTATACATACAAGAAAATGATAATGATGAAAAATTCAAGGATAAAATGGATTTTCTTATCAAAGATCCTGATCATTATCCTAATG TTGTAAGGCCAAATTTGGGATGTCGTGTCATAGCACAGCAAACTTTTAGTAAATTAATAAATGGAATTAGTTTAGAATTAGGTGATTGGATGGCAGACATAAGAGTACGATCTGCACAATTACTTTGTGTATTCATTTTAAATATAGAAGAAGATGTAACGCAACATATTCAAAAACTCTTACCCCCTATATATCG AGCGTGCAACGATGAAGACAATAGAGTTgtagaaaatattgaaagagcAGCAGAATATTTAGGATATTTTGTACATCCAAAAATCTGTTGTCATTTAATACTTCCCACCCTCGAAGAAAATCCAACTGCAGGTCACTTAAGAGTATTTTCTGCAATTTTAAGAGGTTTTGAACGTTATACTCTTCTTCCATTATTAAAAGACGTTGGAAAATTTTTACAACAACCACATATCTGTCAAAGTACAAAAGAGATATACCAAAAACAAATACTTTCTTGCTGCCGTTCTTTAATTTTAATCTGCAAAGAG gATTGTAAGCTTATATCAGAAGATTTATTCATAGCAATATTCACTGTTCTATCAAtggcaaaaaatgattatatggAGCTAGAAGCAAAAGAATTATTGAATGTCCTTGCAGATATTAGTTCCTTTGATAATGTTGAAAAACTTTATAGTGAATACATTGGACAACTAATTTCATCACTTTCTGATTATAAATCATGGTCAAAACATAGTCCAGAGTCTCAAATTTTCTGTGCATGTCTAATACATGTTAAAGCAATTTTCACTTTCGATATGGACATTATGTTATCAATTCTAAAAAGTGTCATGACAAATGATACTGACCCTGAATTGAGACTACAATATTTTACTGTATTATCGCAATGTTTTAATCGAGATTCTTCAGATAAAATGATAGATTTAAAATTATCAAATCAATTTCTGGAAGACTGTATACTTCCGGGATTAATTTGGACCGTTGGAAGAGTCGCTGAAACTATACGAACTGCTGCAGTATCCTGTTTATGTGCATTCttagaaaaatatgaaaaagacCTGTCGATAGAAAacactcaatattttatggaacatgATATTTGTCCAGTACTTGACAAAATAATCCCAGTCTTGATTAGTCTTGCAGATGATAACTCTAAGAAAAGTAGATTATATTCTTTACGAGCTATGTATTTAGTAATATGCATCAGAAAAAGATTTGATTATCTCACGGAAGAACACATACATAAAATCTATCCTGTACTTTTGAAAAGACTTGATGATGGATGTGATGATATTAGATTAGCAGCGCTAGAAGCTCTAATAAAAGTTTGGAATGCTATACCTAAGAATTACGATTTACATTTCAACAAAGGTCACATAGAAATGTTATATACTACAACTGTAATATATTTGGATGACCCAGACAGCGAATTTCAAAATGTTATGTTAG aaaatttaaaaGAATTGGCAAGAGTGCATCCAGAACTGCTCTACCAAAAACTTCAAAACtgtaaaacaaattttaggaatCAAGAAGGTATAGAAACACTGTTAGAACATTGTTCATATATTTTAAAAGGTAATTAA
- the LOC143343232 gene encoding glyoxylate/hydroxypyruvate reductase A isoform X1 — MAHTIAILSVIPRLSYHLQMQLPKSTICNVSLDSDKSDTLSKLKNADIVVTDCDLFLPYMDKLPSLKWVQTTWAGVETFASRLQNIKHNYVVTRFSDKTFGFAMSEYVVAHIFNFERDQRQQYEKQNDCHWEKNGKISDHRLICDLSVGILGLGNIGKSIAQRLKMFGATVWGVTRTPLKEKLDYLDKHRTVEFLSEMLMHCDYIINVLPSTSNTFGLLGGNTLEKCKQKGSVFINIGRGTIINELDLLNALQQQWISGAILDVFEQEPLPKDSKLWLLPQVTISPHISGVTRPQDVARFFAENYQKFIKGETLLNTVNIQEGY, encoded by the exons ATGGCACATACCATTGCAATTCTATCCGTGATTCCTAGGTTATCTTACCATCTTCAAATGCAACTTCCAAAGTCAACGATATGCAATGTTTCGCTAG ATTCAGACAAAAGTGACACgttatcgaaattaaaaaatgcggATATAGTGGTGACTGATTGTGATTTATTTTTACCATATATGGATAAGTTACCATCTTTAAAGTGGGTACAAACAACATGGGCTGGTGTTGAAACATTTGCTTCACGTTTGCAAAATATAAAACATAATTATGTCGTCACACGGTTTTCTGATAAAACCTTTGGTTTTGCTATGTCCGAATACGTGGTAGCacatatatttaattttgaacgtGATCAGAGGCAACAGTATGAAAAACAAAATGATTGTCATTgggaaaaaaatggaaaaatttcTGATCACAGGTTGATTTGTGATTTATCTGTAGGAATTCTAGGCTTAGGAAATATTGGAAAATCAA TTGCACAGAGATTGAAAATGTTTGGGGCTACTGTGTGGGGTGTCACACGAACTCCACTTAAAGAAAAATTAGATTATCTGGATAAACATAGGACAGTTGAATTTTTATCTGAAATGCTCATGCATTGTGATTACATTATTAATGTTCTACCATCCACATCTAATACTTTCGGTTTACTAGGTGGAAATACACTAGAAAAGTGTAAGCAAAAAGGTAGTGTCTTCATCAATATAGGTCGGGGTACAATTATTAATGAATTAGATTTATTAAATGCTCTTCAGCAACAATGGATTTCTGGAGCAATATTGGATGTTTTTGAACAAGAACCATTGCCAAAAGACAGTAAATTGTGGTTATTACCACAG GTTACTATCTCACCGCACATTTCAGGCGTAACTCGTCCCCAGGATGTTGCAAGattttttgctgagaattatcaG
- the LOC143343232 gene encoding glyoxylate/hydroxypyruvate reductase A isoform X2 — protein sequence MLSYHLQMQLPKSTICNVSLDSDKSDTLSKLKNADIVVTDCDLFLPYMDKLPSLKWVQTTWAGVETFASRLQNIKHNYVVTRFSDKTFGFAMSEYVVAHIFNFERDQRQQYEKQNDCHWEKNGKISDHRLICDLSVGILGLGNIGKSIAQRLKMFGATVWGVTRTPLKEKLDYLDKHRTVEFLSEMLMHCDYIINVLPSTSNTFGLLGGNTLEKCKQKGSVFINIGRGTIINELDLLNALQQQWISGAILDVFEQEPLPKDSKLWLLPQVTISPHISGVTRPQDVARFFAENYQKFIKGETLLNTVNIQEGY from the exons AT GTTATCTTACCATCTTCAAATGCAACTTCCAAAGTCAACGATATGCAATGTTTCGCTAG ATTCAGACAAAAGTGACACgttatcgaaattaaaaaatgcggATATAGTGGTGACTGATTGTGATTTATTTTTACCATATATGGATAAGTTACCATCTTTAAAGTGGGTACAAACAACATGGGCTGGTGTTGAAACATTTGCTTCACGTTTGCAAAATATAAAACATAATTATGTCGTCACACGGTTTTCTGATAAAACCTTTGGTTTTGCTATGTCCGAATACGTGGTAGCacatatatttaattttgaacgtGATCAGAGGCAACAGTATGAAAAACAAAATGATTGTCATTgggaaaaaaatggaaaaatttcTGATCACAGGTTGATTTGTGATTTATCTGTAGGAATTCTAGGCTTAGGAAATATTGGAAAATCAA TTGCACAGAGATTGAAAATGTTTGGGGCTACTGTGTGGGGTGTCACACGAACTCCACTTAAAGAAAAATTAGATTATCTGGATAAACATAGGACAGTTGAATTTTTATCTGAAATGCTCATGCATTGTGATTACATTATTAATGTTCTACCATCCACATCTAATACTTTCGGTTTACTAGGTGGAAATACACTAGAAAAGTGTAAGCAAAAAGGTAGTGTCTTCATCAATATAGGTCGGGGTACAATTATTAATGAATTAGATTTATTAAATGCTCTTCAGCAACAATGGATTTCTGGAGCAATATTGGATGTTTTTGAACAAGAACCATTGCCAAAAGACAGTAAATTGTGGTTATTACCACAG GTTACTATCTCACCGCACATTTCAGGCGTAACTCGTCCCCAGGATGTTGCAAGattttttgctgagaattatcaG
- the LOC143343126 gene encoding phosphoribosyl pyrophosphate synthase-associated protein 2: MDKLVSSDIVLIAGNSHPELANLIANRLGVRHGGCSVYHKSNRETMVEIGDSVRSKDLYIIQTGTKDVNNNIMELLIMAYACKTSSAKNIVGVIPYLPYSKQCKMRKRGCIVSKLLAKMLCKSGLTHIITMDLHQKEIQGFFDVPVDNLRASPFLLQYIQECIPDYHNSVIVARNPGSAKKATSYAERLRLGIAVIHGEQREAESDMNDGRYSPPALASRTMEVGVGVPMHPAKEKPPINVVGDVGGRIAIMVDDMIDDVQSYVAAAEVLKEGGAYKIYVLATHGLLSSDAPRLIEESPIDEVVVTNTVPHDIQKMQCPKIKTVDISILLAEAIRRIHNKESMSYLFKNVTLED; the protein is encoded by the exons ATGGACAAATTAGTATCGTCGGATATTGTACTCATAGCTGGTAATTCTCACCCAGAGCTGGCTAACCTCATTGCCAA CCGATTAGGTGTCAGGCATGGAGGATGCTCTGTATACCATAAATCAAATCGTGAAACTATGGTTGAGATTGGAGATTCTGTACGTAGTAAAGATCTTtatattattcaaaccggaacaaaggaTGTGAACAACAACATAATGGAACTTTTGATCATGGCATATGCATGCAAGACTTCTTCTGCAAAAAATATTGTCGGCGTCATTCCATATTTACCTTACTCTAAGCAATGCAAGATGCGTAAACGTGGTTGCATAGTTTCTAAATTATTAGCAAAAATGTTGTGTAAGAGTGGTTTAACTCATATAATCACAATGGATCTACATCAGAAAGAAATACAAGGATTTTTTGACGTTCCTGTGGACAATTTACGTGCTAGTCCTTTCCTATTGCAATATATTCAAGAATGT ATTCCAGATTACCACAATTCAGTAATAGTTGCAAGAAATCCTGGCAGTGCAAAGAAAGCAACCAGCTATGCAGAAAGATTACGTTTGGGTATAGCAGTAATTCATGGAGAACAGCGGGAAGCAGAATCAGATATGAATGACGGACGCTATTCTCCTCCTGCTTTGGCTTCACGAACAATGGAGGTTGGGGTTGGTGTTCCAATGCATCCTGCAAAAGAAAAACCACCAATTAATGTTGTAGGAGATGTGGGTGGACGTATAGCTATTATGGTG GATGACATGATAGACGATGTTCAATCATATGTAGCCGCAGCAGAAGTTCTCAAAGAAGGAGGAGCATATAAAATTTATGTTCTAGCCACACATGGTCTTTTAAGCTCTGACGCTCCAAGATTAATAGAAGAATCTCCAATTGACGAG GTTGTTGTGACAAATACAGTCCCTCATGATATTCAAAAGATGCAGTGTCCAAAAATAAAGACTGTTGATATCAGTATCCTGTTGGCAGAAGCTATTAGACGTATTCATAACAAGGAGTCTATGTcatatttgtttaaaaatgtCACTTTAGAAGATTAA
- the E(pc) gene encoding enhancer of Polycomb, with amino-acid sequence MSKLSFRARALDASKPMPIYMAEELPDLPDYSAINRAVPQMPSGMEKEEECEHHLQRAICTGLIIPTPEVTDLADAEAYDKIYPADYKLPRQLIHMQPFAMEQDIPDYDMDSEDEKWVAVQSRKMDLTPLQFEEMMDRLEKSSGQTVVTLNEAKALLKEDDDLIIAVFDYWLNKRLKTQHPLLLTVKTEHRFGSAANNPYLAFRRRTEKMQTRKNRKNDETSYEKMLKLRRDLSRAVTLLEMVKRREKTKREHLHLTIEVYEKRYQAQDFNGQILAEVSALKTPRSAFAPLFTNQFGVHQNWANKVCSKDEVVPRKEKRQYKKRKHKTDSRGGSLEDNGVRGGTGSGGGRGSRPGVLGGGLDPLMSSDEDSPLPSHSHSQPSVPSDRDDEDTTEEGQFVFRRNKNSTYLPPVSGGFGNWPWCDKNDGGLADKKYRFALTSITKPVPRCIGFARRRIGRGGRVILDRCSTDMDDMWSSLDFTIHQPKREPTDSDTTVTSTTSVKKEWLHYRPKTPPVSVHSPSEESSDTDSDVEPTVSQTKPLPYPFPPEATSICVEVEPERAGDEPPFTSEFNIADYFLTDSVSDFDLAVASITGSACVSELSDNNSSAPRTDELGSSHFVITSLPSSLFAQPATQQSRPQCSGSGSSVINTSTSSTVPLSFSCTTNQATTSSTVSTQCASAASETQSNHQFKQLQHRQLPNNNSTASILSKSLTSPTNNRNGGNCGSGSAGIRVFSASTTTSGTITNFGNGHQNGPLPHINNSNNISNSTHMVNNQSTIVLPQKHPPSNLLPGLIAQSKLASLARQQQQTQSQAQQIPTSGEITLNSNSESLDMEVDGVESAACDGKPQQQQQLVRTNKTNSLAMEVT; translated from the exons ATGAGCAAGCTGTCGTTCAGGGCCCGTGCCCTGGACGCTTCCAAGCCCATGCCGATTTACATGGCTGAGGAATTGCCGGATCTGCCAGATTACTCGGCTATTAATCGTGCTGTGCCCCAAATGCCCAGCGGCATGGAAAAGGAGGAGGAATGT GAACATCACTTGCAAAGAGCAATATGTACGGGTCTAATCATTCCTACTCCCGAAGTAACCGACTTGGCAGATGCAGAAGCTTATGACAAGATATATCCAGCTGACTATAAGCTACCTCGTCAACTTATACATATGCAAC CTTTTGCAATGGAACAAGATATTCCGGATTATGATATGGATTCAGAAGACGAAAAGTGGGTTGCAGTGCAAAGTCGTAAAATGGACTTGACTCCACTTCAATTCGAGGAAATGATGGATCGTTTGGAGAAAAGTTCAGGGCAGACTGTTGTCACTCTCAATGAAGCTAAAGCACTTTTAAAAGAGGACGATGATTTAATTATTGCTGTTTTTGATTACTGGTTGAATAAACGTCTCAAAACA CAACACCCACTTTTATTAACAGTGAAAACGGAGCATCGGTTTGGTTCGGCTGCCAATAATCCTTATTTAGCGTTTAGACGTAGAACAGAAAAAATGCAAACACGTAAAAATCGAAAGAACGACGAAACTAGTTACGAAAAAATGCTGAAACTCCGTAGGGATCTTAGTAGAGCAGTTACTCTGCTTGAAATGGTTAAACGAAGAGAAAAAACCAAGCGGGAACATTTACACCTTACGATCGAAGTCTATGAGAAAAG GTATCAGGCACAAGACTTTAATGGACAAATATTGGCAGAAGTATCGGCGCTAAAGACACCGAGATCGGCTTTTGCTCCACTATTTACAAATCAGTTTGGTGTTCATCAAAATTGGGCGAATAAAGTTTGTAGTAAA GACGAAGTAGTAcccagaaaagaaaaaagacagTACAAGAAACGAAAACATAAAACTGACAGCAGAGGAGGAAGTTTAGAAGATAATGGTGTACGTGGTGGAACAGGTAGCGGAGGCGGTCGAGGAAGTCGGCCTGGTGTTCTTGGAGGCGGGCTGGACCCGCTAATGAGCTCAGACGAAGATAGTCCGCTTCCATCTCATTCTCATTCTCAGCCCTCTGTTCCCTCGGATCGTGATGACGAAGACACCACTGAGGAGGGTCAATTCGTTTTTCGACGGAATAAAAATAGCACTTATTTACCA CCTGTATCAGGTGGGTTTGGAAATTGGCCTTGGTGTGATAAAAACGATGGGGGCTTGGCTGATAAGAAGTATAGGTTTGCGCTGACCAGTATCACCAAACCAGTGCCAAGGTGTATTGGTTTTGCGCGGCGGCGAATTGGTCGGGGTGGAAG AGTAATATTGGATCGTTGTTCGACCGATATGGATGATATGTGGTCGTCTTTAGACTTCACGATACATCAACCAAAACGAGAACCAACAGACTCTGATACGACTGTCACGTCAACAACTTCAGTCAAAAAGGAGTG GTTACATTACCGACCAAAGACGCCGCCTGTGTCAGTGCATAGTCCTAGTGAAGAAAGTAGTGATACGGACTCGGATGTAGAGCCAACGGTATCCCAAACGAAACCGCTTCCGTACCCGTTCCCACCCGAGGCTACATCCATCTGTGTAGAAGTAGAGCCGGAACGTGCGGGAGACGAACCACCTTTCACATCTGAATTTAATATCGCTGATTATTTCTTGACGGACTCTGTGTCGGATTTCGACCTTGCCGTAGCGAGTATCACCGGTAGTGCGTGTGTTAGTGAACTGTCGGACAATAACTCTAGCGCCCCGCGGACAGATGAGCTGGGCAGTTCACATTTCGTTATAACTTCGCTACCTAGCAGTCTTTTTGCACAGCCTGCAACACAACAGAGTCGGCCTCAGTGCAGTGGTAGTGGTTCTAGTGTTATAAATACTTCTACAAGTTCTACAGTTCCGTTGTCTTTCTCGTGTACGACCAATCAAGCAACAACATCGAGTACAGTGTCTACGCAATGTGCAAGTGCTGCTTCCGAGACACAGTCAAACCATCAATTTAAACAACTACAACACAGACAATTGCCAAACAATAACAGTACTGCCTCCATTCTGTCTAAGTCCTTGACTAGTCCAACAAATAATAGGAATGGTGGCAACTGTGGCAGTGGTAGTGCTGGAATCAGAGTGTTCAGTGCAAGTACCACAACTAGTGGAACAATAACAAACTTTGGTAACGGCCATCAGAATGGCCCGTTGCCCCATATAAACAACTCTAACAATATTTCGAATAGCACTCACATGGTGAATAATCAATCGACGATAGTTCTGCCACAAAAACATCCGCCGTCCAATCTGTTACCTGGCTTGATCGCGCAGAGCAAATTGGCTAGTCTCGCGAGGCAGCAACAACAAACACAAAGTCAGGCGCAACAAATCCCAACGTCCGGGGAAATTACGCTTAATAGTAATAG TGAAAGTTTGGATATGGAGGTGGATGGAGTGGAAAGTGCAGCTTGCGACGGTAAaccacagcagcagcagcagcttgTACGGACAAACAAAACAAATTCATTAGCAATGGAAGTGACATGA